The Paenibacillus sophorae genome has a segment encoding these proteins:
- a CDS encoding cation-translocating P-type ATPase: MEFYRSTVPATLKEVNGTDTGLTAEEAQRRLETGGYNELKGRERVPVWKLFLDNFKDPLVIVLLVAAGIQAVLGHVVETLIIFFVLLLNAVISVVQTLKAESSLDALRKLAAPEAKVIRSGETRRIPARELVRGDIVLLEAGDYVPADGRILKSESLKVEEGMLTGESEAVEKHGNVIDTEVPLGDRRNTVYSGSLIVYGRGSFVVTGTAADTEIGKIAGLIESAEAKSTPLQRKLESFGKRLGVVILLLCILIFGIQALRAWVSSDGSEMSNAILDALMFAVAVAVAAIPEALSSIVTIVLSVGTSKMAKQHAIIRRLPAVESLGSASVICTDKTGTLTQNKMTVVDYYLPGAGKKLFQDNYEEWSEGERRLLHIAVLCNDSHINEEGKELGDPTEVALIAFSRSKNKDYMEIRERFPREAEIPFDSDRKLMTTVHTFNGRRTILTKGGPDVLFSRCDRVLLDGVESTFTDEVRSKFVQANEDFSSRALRVLAYAYKSIGGDSAEVNLEDEHRLVLVGLTAMIDPPREEVYDSIAESNKAGIRTIMITGDHKTTAQAIGRDIGLMSGDEIAVTGQELDAMSDEELDRRLESIGVYARVSPENKIRIVRAWQKKGKITAMTGDGVNDAPALKQADIGVAMGSGTDVAKDSAAMILTDDNFVSIVKAVGVGRTVFDNIKKAIAYLFAGNLGAIIAILFALIFNWINPFTAIQLLFINLVNDSLPAIALGMEKAEPDVMKRKPRNIKEGIFAGGTLQVVITRGLLIGAAVIASQYIGMQHSQEISVAMAFTTLILARTLQTFAARSNTQTAFQAGFFSNKYVLGAVLLCLCLYGFTVLPGVRQFFSIPAHFGLKQWLTAAGLALAAVILMEVVKLLRNGLSGAKTAS; encoded by the coding sequence ATGGAGTTCTATCGCAGCACTGTGCCTGCAACGCTGAAGGAGGTAAACGGCACCGATACCGGCCTTACGGCGGAGGAAGCGCAGAGGAGGCTGGAAACGGGCGGGTATAACGAATTGAAAGGAAGAGAAAGGGTTCCGGTCTGGAAGCTTTTTTTGGACAATTTTAAAGACCCGCTAGTTATTGTACTGCTGGTTGCAGCGGGGATTCAGGCAGTTCTCGGTCATGTTGTTGAAACCCTGATTATCTTCTTTGTGCTCCTGCTCAATGCGGTGATCAGCGTGGTTCAGACCCTTAAAGCCGAAAGCTCGCTGGATGCGCTGCGTAAACTGGCGGCGCCGGAAGCGAAAGTCATCCGCAGCGGTGAGACGAGGAGAATTCCGGCGCGAGAATTGGTTAGAGGTGATATTGTGCTGCTGGAGGCCGGCGATTATGTGCCTGCGGACGGACGCATTTTGAAGAGTGAAAGCCTGAAGGTTGAGGAAGGGATGCTGACTGGAGAATCGGAAGCCGTAGAGAAGCATGGGAATGTGATCGATACGGAGGTGCCTTTGGGCGACCGGCGCAATACGGTATACAGCGGATCATTAATCGTATACGGGCGCGGAAGCTTCGTTGTGACCGGGACTGCGGCCGATACTGAGATTGGCAAAATCGCGGGGCTTATCGAGAGCGCGGAGGCGAAGAGCACGCCGCTGCAGCGGAAGCTGGAGAGCTTCGGCAAAAGGCTCGGCGTTGTCATTTTGCTGCTGTGCATTTTGATATTCGGCATACAGGCCCTGCGGGCTTGGGTATCCAGTGACGGTTCGGAAATGAGCAATGCCATTCTCGATGCGCTCATGTTCGCGGTTGCGGTAGCCGTAGCCGCCATACCCGAAGCTCTGTCCTCGATTGTCACCATTGTTCTGTCGGTCGGAACGAGCAAGATGGCCAAGCAGCATGCGATTATCCGGAGGTTGCCTGCGGTGGAATCACTTGGCTCGGCCAGCGTCATCTGCACGGACAAGACAGGCACCCTTACCCAGAATAAAATGACGGTTGTCGACTACTACCTGCCTGGTGCCGGGAAAAAGCTGTTTCAGGACAACTACGAGGAATGGTCAGAAGGGGAAAGAAGACTGCTGCATATCGCGGTCTTATGCAATGACTCTCATATTAATGAAGAGGGAAAAGAACTCGGCGATCCGACTGAGGTGGCGCTGATTGCGTTTAGCCGCAGCAAAAATAAAGACTACATGGAAATTCGCGAAAGATTTCCAAGAGAAGCGGAGATCCCTTTCGATTCGGACCGGAAGCTGATGACAACGGTCCATACCTTCAATGGCCGCAGGACGATTCTTACCAAAGGAGGCCCGGATGTGCTGTTCAGCCGCTGCGACCGGGTGCTGCTGGATGGAGTGGAGTCTACATTTACCGATGAGGTGCGCTCGAAATTCGTACAGGCCAACGAAGACTTTTCCAGCCGGGCGCTTCGTGTGCTCGCCTATGCGTACAAGTCGATTGGCGGCGATTCCGCGGAAGTCAACCTGGAGGATGAGCACCGGCTGGTTCTGGTCGGTCTCACGGCCATGATCGATCCCCCGCGCGAAGAGGTGTACGATTCGATTGCGGAATCGAACAAGGCCGGCATCCGGACCATTATGATTACCGGAGACCACAAGACGACCGCGCAGGCCATTGGACGGGATATCGGCCTCATGTCGGGGGATGAAATTGCCGTCACCGGACAAGAGCTGGATGCGATGTCCGACGAAGAGCTTGACCGCAGGCTGGAATCCATCGGTGTCTATGCCCGTGTCTCGCCCGAGAACAAGATCCGGATTGTAAGGGCGTGGCAGAAGAAAGGGAAGATCACGGCCATGACCGGAGACGGCGTTAACGACGCGCCGGCGCTGAAGCAGGCGGATATCGGCGTGGCGATGGGCAGCGGCACCGATGTCGCGAAGGACTCGGCTGCCATGATATTGACCGATGATAACTTTGTGTCCATTGTAAAGGCGGTCGGCGTCGGCCGGACGGTGTTCGACAATATCAAGAAGGCGATCGCTTATTTGTTCGCCGGCAATCTGGGCGCCATTATTGCGATTCTATTCGCCCTAATCTTTAACTGGATCAATCCGTTTACGGCTATTCAACTGCTGTTCATCAATCTGGTCAATGACTCACTGCCCGCCATCGCACTCGGCATGGAGAAGGCGGAGCCTGACGTCATGAAGCGCAAACCAAGAAATATTAAAGAAGGAATCTTCGCGGGAGGGACCCTTCAGGTCGTTATTACACGCGGCCTGCTAATCGGCGCGGCGGTCATTGCCTCTCAGTACATCGGTATGCAGCATTCACAAGAGATCAGCGTCGCGATGGCCTTCACCACTCTCATTCTGGCCCGCACGCTGCAGACCTTTGCCGCCCGCTCCAACACACAGACGGCGTTCCAGGCCGGATTCTTCAGCAATAAGTACGTTCTCGGCGCGGTCCTGCTGTGCCTTTGCCTGTATGGCTTCACAGTTCTGCCCGGTGTCCGGCAGTTCTTCTCCATACCGGCTCATTTCGGGCTTAAGCAGTGGCTGACCGCCGCCGGACTGGCGCTGGCCGCCGTGATTCTGATGGAAGTCGTAAAATTATTGAGAAATGGTTTATCCGGCGCCAAAACCGCATCTTGA
- a CDS encoding stage II sporulation protein P has translation MNRKWFHLWNIGRLRSKVLDALALGRTMLLLACGSLVFFILLGAGGMAGEKLDNSPLPSMKGLAASLSGGIFKELLGMEVPHLPDTKEPSALSGGNVTSFVFQLLTSVNPGDPKSLLSREVPGMAADDAVLLRKGSGGAEGAPADYHPGTDGLATDTPVAEATPEPTSGEGAGTQGTQPPENSDAPAPSPADAPEASDTGVKRILIYHSHPREAYNPLLSTKSDSPNSANPAKNVMLVGSYIAQRLEKRGIGTLHSEVDYATKVADYNWNFSYKYSRVTVKAVMAENTGMTELIDIHRDSQRHDKTTTVIDGKSYAQVYFILGRSNNNWKKNEEFANKIHQQLEKKYPGLSRGIWGKSSGKGNNGEYNQSMSPNSVLIEVGGIDSTEAELKATSEVLADAIADLYWSSHQAEKANAEGEPAAPATSETGSEPAAQ, from the coding sequence ATGAACAGAAAATGGTTTCATCTGTGGAACATCGGCCGTTTACGGTCAAAAGTGCTCGACGCGTTGGCGCTCGGAAGAACGATGCTGCTGCTCGCCTGCGGTTCCCTGGTCTTCTTCATTCTGCTGGGAGCCGGAGGAATGGCCGGAGAGAAGCTGGATAATTCGCCGCTGCCTTCGATGAAGGGGCTCGCGGCTTCCCTCTCCGGCGGAATATTCAAGGAGCTGCTCGGGATGGAAGTTCCGCATCTGCCGGATACCAAAGAGCCGTCCGCGCTGTCAGGCGGGAATGTAACAAGCTTCGTCTTTCAGCTTCTGACAAGTGTGAACCCCGGCGATCCGAAAAGCCTTCTATCACGCGAAGTGCCGGGTATGGCAGCGGATGACGCCGTGCTGCTGCGCAAAGGCTCGGGCGGAGCGGAGGGTGCTCCGGCCGACTATCATCCGGGAACGGACGGGCTGGCGACAGATACGCCGGTCGCCGAAGCGACACCGGAGCCGACTTCCGGAGAAGGCGCCGGCACGCAAGGGACGCAGCCGCCGGAGAATAGCGATGCCCCGGCGCCGTCTCCCGCAGATGCTCCGGAAGCCTCGGACACGGGCGTAAAGCGGATTTTGATCTACCATTCCCATCCGCGCGAAGCGTATAACCCGCTGCTCTCAACAAAGAGCGATAGCCCGAATTCCGCCAATCCTGCCAAAAATGTAATGCTGGTAGGTTCCTATATCGCCCAAAGGTTGGAGAAACGGGGTATCGGCACCCTCCATTCGGAAGTGGATTATGCTACCAAGGTTGCCGACTACAACTGGAATTTTTCCTATAAATATTCCCGGGTGACCGTTAAGGCGGTTATGGCGGAAAATACGGGAATGACCGAGCTGATCGATATTCACCGCGATTCGCAGCGGCATGACAAGACAACTACAGTCATTGACGGAAAGAGCTACGCGCAGGTGTATTTTATTCTGGGCCGTTCGAATAACAACTGGAAGAAGAATGAGGAGTTCGCCAATAAAATTCACCAGCAGCTGGAGAAAAAATACCCCGGGCTTTCCCGCGGCATCTGGGGCAAGTCGTCGGGCAAAGGCAATAATGGGGAGTATAACCAGTCGATGTCGCCGAACAGCGTCCTGATTGAGGTAGGCGGTATAGACAGCACCGAAGCCGAACTGAAGGCAACCTCCGAAGTGCTTGCGGATGCCATCGCCGACCTGTACTGGAGCAGCCATCAAGCGGAAAAAGCGAACGCGGAAGGTGAGCCAGCGGCACCGGCCACGAGCGAAACAGGCAGCGAACCGGCCGCTCAATGA
- the rpsT gene encoding 30S ribosomal protein S20 encodes MPNIKSAVKRVKTTEKRRALNVSQKSALRTAVKAADLALEGTEVETAKVAFQAASKKLDKAVTKGLVHKNAAARKKSRLAKKLNALSAQG; translated from the coding sequence ATGCCAAACATTAAATCCGCGGTAAAACGCGTTAAGACAACGGAAAAACGCCGTGCGCTGAACGTTTCCCAAAAGTCCGCCCTTCGTACAGCTGTAAAAGCTGCTGACCTCGCGCTGGAAGGTACGGAAGTAGAAACTGCCAAAGTCGCTTTCCAAGCTGCTTCCAAGAAGCTGGACAAGGCCGTAACCAAAGGCCTCGTTCATAAAAATGCGGCTGCCCGCAAGAAATCCCGCTTGGCGAAGAAACTGAACGCTCTTTCCGCTCAGGGCTAA
- the lepA gene encoding translation elongation factor 4, whose amino-acid sequence MTDVKKRQEQIRNFSIIAHIDHGKSTLADRILEYTGALSSREMQEQVLDQMDLERERGITIKLQAVRLTYLADNGEEYLLNLIDTPGHVDFTYEVSRSLAACEGALLVVDAAQGIEAQTLANVYLALDNNLEILPVINKIDLPSADPERVKQEIEDVIGLDASEAVLASAKAGIGIKEILEQVVKQVPPPTGDPEQPLKALIFDSHYDPYKGVIVYVRVVDGSIRAGSKIKMMATDKTFEVIEVGAFMPRMSIVSELNVGDVGFIVAGIKHVGDTRVGDTVTDAKRPTPEPLPGYRKINPMVYCGLYPIETSDYNDLREALEKLQLNDASLSFEPETSSALGFGFRCGFLGLLHMEIIQERIEREFNLPLITTAPSVIYRIKLTNGEMIEIDNPSNYPEIGKIDYVEEPYVKAAVIVPNDFVGTVMELCQNKRGEFVNMEYLDANRVTITYQIPLSEIVYDFFDQLKSGTKGYASFDYELSGYRQSNLVKMDILLNGEQVDALSFIVHRDRAYNRGRIICEKLRGIIPRQMFEVPIQASVGTKVVARETVKAMRKNVLAKCYGGDISRKRKLLEKQKEGKKRMKQVGSVEVPQEAFMAVLKIDE is encoded by the coding sequence ATGACTGACGTTAAGAAAAGACAAGAACAAATCCGCAATTTCTCGATAATTGCACATATAGACCACGGCAAGTCGACGCTGGCCGACCGGATTCTGGAATACACCGGAGCGCTCAGTTCGCGCGAAATGCAGGAACAGGTGCTCGACCAGATGGATCTTGAGCGCGAGCGCGGCATTACGATCAAGCTGCAGGCCGTTCGCCTCACGTACCTGGCCGATAATGGTGAAGAATATTTGCTTAATCTGATCGACACTCCGGGGCATGTCGATTTCACTTATGAAGTCTCGCGCAGTCTCGCGGCCTGCGAAGGCGCGCTGCTCGTCGTGGACGCGGCTCAGGGTATCGAAGCCCAGACGCTGGCGAACGTCTATCTGGCGCTGGACAACAACCTGGAGATTCTGCCGGTCATCAACAAGATCGATCTGCCGAGCGCTGACCCGGAGCGGGTCAAGCAGGAGATTGAGGACGTCATCGGCCTGGATGCCAGCGAGGCGGTGCTTGCTTCCGCCAAGGCGGGCATCGGCATCAAGGAGATTCTGGAACAGGTGGTCAAGCAGGTTCCACCACCTACGGGAGATCCCGAACAGCCGCTGAAGGCGCTGATTTTCGACTCCCATTATGACCCTTACAAGGGGGTCATTGTATATGTCCGGGTCGTTGACGGCAGCATCCGCGCCGGCTCGAAGATTAAGATGATGGCGACCGATAAGACGTTTGAGGTCATTGAAGTCGGCGCATTTATGCCGCGTATGAGCATTGTGAGTGAGCTGAATGTAGGCGATGTTGGCTTTATCGTGGCCGGCATCAAGCATGTGGGCGATACCCGTGTCGGCGATACCGTGACGGACGCCAAGCGGCCGACGCCCGAGCCGCTGCCCGGCTACCGGAAGATCAATCCGATGGTTTACTGCGGTCTGTATCCGATCGAGACGTCGGATTACAATGATCTGCGTGAAGCGCTTGAGAAGCTGCAGCTCAACGACGCTTCGCTAAGCTTCGAGCCCGAGACGTCCAGCGCGCTCGGTTTCGGCTTCCGCTGCGGGTTCCTCGGTCTGCTGCATATGGAAATTATCCAGGAGCGGATCGAGCGGGAGTTCAATCTTCCGCTCATTACGACCGCGCCGAGCGTTATTTACCGGATCAAGCTGACGAACGGCGAAATGATTGAGATCGACAATCCGTCCAACTATCCGGAAATCGGCAAGATTGATTATGTAGAGGAGCCTTACGTCAAGGCGGCCGTTATTGTGCCTAACGATTTCGTCGGCACGGTCATGGAGCTGTGCCAGAACAAGCGCGGCGAGTTCGTGAACATGGAGTACCTGGATGCGAACCGGGTAACCATCACCTATCAAATTCCGCTGTCGGAAATCGTCTATGATTTCTTCGATCAGCTGAAATCCGGAACAAAGGGCTACGCGTCCTTCGATTATGAATTGTCCGGTTACCGCCAATCGAACCTGGTGAAGATGGACATTCTGCTTAACGGTGAACAGGTTGATGCCCTGTCGTTCATCGTGCACCGCGACCGTGCCTATAACCGGGGCCGCATTATATGCGAGAAGCTGCGCGGCATCATTCCGCGCCAGATGTTCGAGGTGCCGATTCAGGCTTCTGTCGGAACCAAGGTCGTCGCCCGCGAGACGGTCAAGGCGATGCGCAAGAACGTTCTTGCCAAATGCTACGGCGGCGACATTTCGCGGAAGCGGAAGCTGCTGGAGAAGCAGAAGGAAGGCAAGAAGCGCATGAAGCAGGTCGGCAGCGTCGAAGTGCCGCAGGAAGCGTTCATGGCGGTGCTGAAGATCGACGAGTAA
- the hrcA gene encoding heat-inducible transcriptional repressor HrcA, with protein MLTERQRMILNAIVDDYIRSAEPVGSRSISKRGDVKYSPATIRNEMADLEELGFLEQPHTSAGRIPSHKGYRYYVDHLVPWNPAGSTETETIRAFFAEKLNAMEQLIQHAAMILSNMTNYTSILLGPEVFHTSLRHFQLLPLDDRTAVAIIVTSTGQVENRKVSIPPEISVSEMEKVVNLLNSKLVNVPLYKLKSRLYSELGQEMQRHISHYEELMQMLDTALESDPEQRIYLSGATNMLTQPEFRDVEKVKDILDLLEETPTLLKMLAPAAGGTGIQVRIGTENKHEAFADCSLITATYSIDGEAVGSIGILGPTRMEYAKVLGILGVLSRDLTAMLGHWYK; from the coding sequence ATGTTAACCGAACGCCAAAGAATGATCTTAAATGCCATTGTGGATGATTATATCCGTTCGGCCGAGCCGGTAGGATCGCGAAGCATATCCAAAAGGGGCGATGTCAAGTACAGTCCTGCGACAATACGCAATGAAATGGCCGACCTGGAAGAGCTTGGGTTCTTGGAACAGCCGCATACGTCGGCAGGGCGGATTCCGTCCCATAAAGGTTACCGCTACTATGTGGACCATCTTGTCCCCTGGAATCCGGCAGGATCAACGGAAACGGAAACCATCCGTGCCTTTTTTGCCGAAAAGCTGAATGCGATGGAGCAATTAATTCAGCATGCGGCCATGATTTTGTCCAATATGACGAATTATACTTCCATCCTTTTGGGACCGGAGGTTTTTCATACTTCACTGCGCCATTTTCAGCTGCTGCCGCTGGATGACAGAACCGCTGTGGCGATCATCGTCACCAGCACCGGACAGGTAGAGAACCGGAAAGTAAGCATTCCGCCGGAGATTTCGGTCTCCGAAATGGAGAAGGTTGTCAATCTGCTGAACAGCAAGCTGGTCAATGTGCCTCTATACAAGCTGAAAAGCAGGCTGTATTCCGAGCTTGGACAGGAAATGCAGCGTCATATCTCCCATTACGAAGAATTAATGCAGATGCTTGACACGGCGCTCGAAAGCGATCCGGAGCAGCGGATTTACCTCAGCGGCGCGACGAACATGCTGACTCAGCCCGAATTCCGCGATGTCGAGAAGGTAAAGGATATCCTCGATCTGCTGGAGGAGACGCCCACCCTGCTCAAAATGCTGGCGCCCGCTGCCGGCGGGACCGGCATACAGGTGCGTATCGGCACCGAGAACAAGCATGAAGCTTTTGCGGACTGCAGCCTAATTACCGCTACGTATTCGATTGATGGTGAAGCGGTGGGGAGCATAGGCATCCTCGGTCCGACCCGGATGGAATATGCGAAAGTATTGGGCATTTTGGGCGTTTTGTCCCGTGATTTGACAGCGATGCTGGGTCACTGGTATAAGTGA
- the hemW gene encoding radical SAM family heme chaperone HemW encodes MTNHPGILSSRPPEAVYIHIPFCTNKCFYCDFNSYVLKDQPVMDYLRALEREMELTVQERPPGVIKSIFVGGGTPTVLKPDEMEYFLKTIRSCFPNWAEDIEFSMEANPGTTDPDKLAVMKAGGVNRVSFGVQAFQNELLSGIGRIHNVGEVYRSLDNARAAGLTNLSIDLMFGLPNQTVDMLGESIKRALDLGLPHYSIYSLKVEENTLFHSLFNKNQLPLPSEEDELAMYLLLMSSMEEAGYRQYEISNFAKPGMESRHNITYWRNQDYYGLGAGAHGYVQRMRHMNVKGVGPYIEATKNGLPRLNAYPVSREEAMEDFMMVGLRMRDGISDAAFREQFDRPLEDVFGGPLHKMLNAGLLEQEGGNYRLSRQGLLFGNDVFGEFVGVLTDI; translated from the coding sequence ATGACTAATCATCCCGGCATTCTAAGCAGCCGTCCACCCGAGGCGGTATATATTCATATTCCTTTTTGCACGAACAAGTGCTTTTACTGCGATTTCAACTCTTATGTGCTGAAGGATCAGCCTGTGATGGACTATCTGCGGGCGCTGGAGCGGGAAATGGAGCTGACCGTTCAAGAAAGACCGCCAGGCGTCATCAAGAGCATATTTGTTGGCGGTGGCACCCCCACCGTGCTGAAGCCGGATGAAATGGAATATTTTCTGAAGACGATACGCAGCTGCTTCCCGAACTGGGCCGAGGATATCGAATTTTCGATGGAAGCGAATCCCGGCACAACCGATCCTGACAAGCTGGCGGTCATGAAGGCGGGCGGCGTTAATCGCGTAAGCTTTGGCGTACAGGCGTTTCAGAACGAACTGCTGAGCGGGATCGGGCGTATACACAATGTGGGCGAAGTCTACCGCAGCCTTGATAATGCCCGCGCCGCCGGGCTGACCAACCTGTCGATCGACCTGATGTTCGGCCTTCCCAACCAGACGGTTGATATGCTGGGCGAAAGTATCAAGCGTGCGCTCGACCTCGGCCTCCCCCACTATTCGATTTACAGCCTTAAGGTGGAGGAGAACACGCTGTTCCATTCGCTTTTTAACAAGAATCAGCTGCCGCTTCCAAGCGAAGAGGACGAGCTGGCCATGTATCTGCTGCTGATGTCTTCCATGGAGGAGGCGGGATACAGGCAGTATGAGATCAGCAATTTCGCTAAGCCCGGAATGGAGAGCCGCCACAATATCACGTACTGGCGCAATCAGGATTATTACGGGCTGGGGGCTGGAGCGCATGGTTATGTGCAGCGTATGCGGCATATGAATGTGAAGGGTGTGGGTCCGTACATTGAAGCGACGAAGAACGGACTGCCCCGGCTGAACGCCTATCCGGTATCCCGTGAGGAGGCCATGGAGGATTTCATGATGGTTGGTCTGAGGATGCGCGATGGAATCAGCGACGCCGCTTTCCGCGAGCAGTTTGACCGCCCGCTGGAGGATGTGTTCGGGGGGCCTCTGCACAAAATGCTGAACGCCGGTCTGCTTGAGCAGGAAGGCGGAAACTACCGGTTAAGCCGTCAGGGCCTTCTGTTCGGAAACGATGTGTTCGGAGAATTTGTCGGAGTGTTGACAGATATATAA
- a CDS encoding N-acetyltransferase: MLAKPKPIPAAPEPTSAAICRSATLEDVEPLYLMIEEYAQRGIMLPRSRKVLERQIDQFVVAEIDGRVVGCGSLCRLGNDLVEVRSLGLRDECKGQGIGSMIVEELTKEARRQKIPKIMALTYAVNFFLKNGFHVVNKEIFPEKVWTDCVNCSKQDACDEIAVLKMLD, translated from the coding sequence GTGCTAGCCAAGCCGAAACCTATACCCGCAGCGCCGGAACCAACATCTGCAGCCATTTGCAGAAGCGCTACTTTGGAAGACGTTGAGCCGCTGTATTTAATGATAGAAGAGTATGCGCAGCGCGGGATCATGCTGCCTCGTTCCCGGAAAGTCCTGGAGCGGCAGATCGATCAGTTCGTTGTGGCTGAAATAGACGGTAGGGTTGTAGGCTGCGGTTCACTGTGCAGGCTTGGAAACGATCTTGTAGAGGTACGCTCGCTCGGCCTTCGTGACGAGTGCAAGGGCCAAGGCATCGGTTCCATGATTGTGGAAGAACTGACTAAAGAAGCGAGACGCCAGAAGATTCCGAAGATTATGGCGCTAACTTATGCCGTTAATTTCTTTTTGAAGAACGGGTTTCATGTCGTGAACAAGGAAATTTTTCCCGAAAAGGTATGGACCGACTGTGTCAACTGCTCCAAGCAGGATGCCTGCGACGAAATTGCCGTTCTCAAAATGCTGGACTAA
- the gpr gene encoding GPR endopeptidase, with the protein MELDLQLYSVRTDLAVEAKEMAQSMNNMPIPGLNEEVEELGGIKITRLAVSNDEASQRIGRAIGNYVTLEVPGLRGGDTGLQQKVSDAFAREFEGFMRRIGIGQNASVLIVGLGNWNVTPDSLGPLVVENALITRQFYELMPDQVSPGYRNVSAVAPGVLGLTGIESSEIVQGIVDRTKPDAIIAIDALASRSLERVNTTIQIADIGIHPGSGIGNKRRGLTREVLGVPCIAIGVPTVCYASTIVGNVLEMMRSHFGGEGGRSKEIMGLLNSITEQERLALVKEVLEPLGHDLIVTPKEIDEFIEDIANIVAGGLNAALHDAVDPGNVGAYTH; encoded by the coding sequence ATGGAACTGGATCTGCAGCTTTATTCGGTGCGTACCGACTTGGCGGTGGAAGCCAAGGAAATGGCCCAGAGCATGAATAACATGCCGATTCCCGGGTTGAATGAAGAGGTGGAGGAGCTAGGCGGCATCAAAATTACGCGGCTTGCCGTCAGCAATGATGAAGCTTCCCAGAGAATTGGGCGGGCAATCGGCAATTATGTCACCCTGGAAGTCCCCGGACTGCGAGGTGGAGACACAGGGCTCCAGCAGAAAGTGTCCGACGCTTTTGCCCGTGAGTTCGAAGGCTTCATGAGACGGATCGGAATTGGCCAGAACGCCTCTGTGCTCATTGTCGGGCTTGGCAACTGGAATGTGACTCCGGATTCGCTTGGACCCCTTGTGGTGGAGAATGCCCTCATTACCCGGCAATTTTACGAATTGATGCCGGATCAGGTATCTCCGGGATACCGCAATGTCAGTGCTGTCGCTCCCGGTGTGCTGGGGCTGACCGGAATCGAATCCAGCGAGATTGTCCAGGGGATCGTCGATCGCACGAAGCCGGATGCCATTATCGCTATCGATGCGCTGGCTTCCCGCTCGCTGGAACGGGTCAACACGACGATTCAGATTGCCGACATCGGCATTCACCCGGGCTCAGGCATAGGTAACAAGCGGCGCGGGCTGACGCGGGAGGTGCTGGGTGTTCCCTGTATCGCCATCGGTGTTCCAACGGTATGTTATGCCTCCACAATTGTCGGTAATGTGCTGGAAATGATGAGAAGCCACTTCGGCGGGGAAGGCGGACGCAGCAAGGAAATTATGGGGCTGCTGAACAGCATCACCGAACAGGAGCGGCTGGCTCTGGTCAAGGAGGTGCTGGAGCCGCTCGGTCATGACCTGATTGTAACGCCAAAGGAAATTGACGAATTCATCGAAGATATCGCCAACATCGTGGCCGGCGGACTGAATGCGGCGCTGCATGATGCCGTCGATCCCGGCAACGTCGGCGCTTATACGCACTGA